From one Streptomyces chromofuscus genomic stretch:
- a CDS encoding SDR family oxidoreductase — translation MRVVVAGATGLTGSRTVARLRDHGVEVVPVSRGEGVDVSTGRGLDQALRTADVVVDVTDAPSRDQEVSTEFFTTATGHLLEAATAAGVEHYVALSVVGAGRVGSGYFGAKAAQEDLVRHTTVPYSLVRATPFHESVEATATAGTRPDGVHVPPLLLRPVSTDDVAAALAHVAVGLPLFGVLEAAGPEEVRLDEVTAELLTALGRPGPVIADARAPFFGAVLEERALLPGPDAHVGHHTFTQWLKSR, via the coding sequence ATGAGAGTCGTCGTTGCAGGTGCCACCGGTCTGACCGGTTCCAGGACCGTCGCCCGGCTCCGGGACCACGGGGTGGAGGTCGTGCCGGTATCCCGTGGGGAAGGAGTCGATGTCAGCACCGGACGAGGCCTCGACCAGGCGTTGCGCACCGCCGACGTGGTCGTGGACGTCACCGACGCACCCTCACGGGATCAGGAGGTCAGCACGGAGTTCTTCACCACCGCGACGGGCCACCTCCTCGAGGCCGCCACCGCGGCAGGCGTGGAGCACTACGTGGCACTGTCGGTGGTGGGCGCCGGCCGGGTCGGCTCGGGCTACTTCGGTGCCAAGGCGGCACAGGAGGACCTGGTGCGGCACACCACCGTTCCGTACTCCCTGGTGCGTGCCACGCCGTTCCACGAGTCGGTGGAGGCGACCGCGACCGCCGGCACCCGGCCCGACGGTGTGCATGTGCCACCGTTGTTGCTGCGGCCGGTCTCGACGGACGACGTCGCCGCGGCGCTCGCCCATGTCGCGGTGGGCCTGCCGCTGTTCGGGGTCCTCGAGGCAGCCGGGCCCGAAGAGGTCCGGCTCGACGAGGTCACCGCCGAGCTGCTGACCGCTCTGGGCCGGCCCGGCCCGGTGATCGCCGACGCTCGGGCGCCGTTCTTCGGCGCGGTGCTCGAGGAGCGAGCCCTGCTTCCCGGCCCGGACGCCCATGTGGGCCATCACACGTTCACCCAGTGGCTCAAGAGCCGCTGA
- a CDS encoding cupin domain-containing protein: MSYPYPEQKYWGEDGEVSAVFRPATTPPDIGESGTGKDAIHYLATTGTTRGEFGLYRVEMRPRAGGPKTHYHKRISESFYILDGTVRVFDGVQWVDARKGDFLHVPQGGLHAFRNDSDAPADMLLLFTPGAPREEYFEQVSKLAHASEEERAAFFDKHDSYFVE, from the coding sequence ATGTCGTACCCGTACCCGGAGCAGAAGTACTGGGGCGAGGACGGGGAGGTCAGCGCCGTCTTCCGACCCGCCACCACACCGCCGGACATCGGTGAGAGCGGCACCGGGAAGGACGCCATCCACTATCTGGCGACCACCGGCACCACACGGGGCGAGTTCGGGCTGTACCGGGTGGAGATGCGGCCCAGGGCGGGCGGACCCAAGACGCATTACCACAAGCGGATCTCGGAGTCGTTCTACATCCTGGACGGCACAGTGCGCGTGTTCGACGGCGTGCAGTGGGTCGACGCGCGCAAGGGAGACTTCCTGCACGTGCCCCAGGGCGGGCTGCACGCCTTCCGGAACGACTCCGACGCCCCCGCCGACATGCTGCTCCTGTTCACCCCGGGCGCCCCGCGCGAGGAGTACTTCGAGCAGGTGTCCAAACTGGCGCACGCTTCGGAGGAGGAGCGTGCCGCGTTCTTCGACAAGCACGACTCGTACTTCGTCGAGTAG
- the aceE gene encoding pyruvate dehydrogenase (acetyl-transferring), homodimeric type: MSEPSRPTENPVISELDQLPDRDREETAEWQASLDAVVRNAGPERAVYLMRRVHEFAAQSGTSLPGLLSSDHINTVPAAAQPEFDGDLAMESRITALNRWNAAAMVTRGSRLGLGGHISTYASAAWLYEIGFNHFFRGKDGDGSGDQLFLQGHASPGIYARVFLEGRLGREQLAAFRREAGGHGLPSYPHPRRLPWLWEFPTVSMGLGPLGAVYQARFNRYLQARGIKDTSASRVWAFLGDGETDEPESMAALTLASREGLDNLTFVVNCNLQRLDGPVRSNSSIVQELEARFRGAGWNVVKTLWGEAWDPLLEQDTTGALVRRLGEVPDAQMQTLAARDAAYIRKNFFTGDALSAVSASLSDAQVVELFENSRGGHEPLKVYAAYRAAVEHRGAPTVVLAQTVKGHTLGSAFESRNANHQMKKLTMGQFRDLRDLLELPIPDSALAGDEVPFWHPGENSPEVQYLRERRAALGGPAPLRRVIAKPLPKPPTKPFEALKQGFGHQEVATTMALVRLVRDLMRDERSGARWVPIIPDEARTFGMESMFPTAGIYSPLGQTYDPVDADQLLHYKESTTGQLLIEGITEAGSVAEFAAAATSYATHGEPMIPFYIFYSMFGFQRTGDQFWALADQLGRGFVVGGTAGRTTMTGEGLQHGDGHSHLLASTNPAAISYDPAFAFEVAVIVRDGLRRMYGEQPEDVFYYLTVYNEPKHQPAMPPVPGIEEGIVRGIYRFRPAEPAAAGPRLQLLSSGTAIHWALRAQELLASEWNVHADVWSVTSWTELRRDAMRADDARMRGEERTPFVTRALAGAPGPVLAVSDWMRQVPDQISQWIEQDYYSLGTDGFGLSDTREDVRRYFRVDAESIVVTALDRLARAGQIPQATVAEARARYGLEL, from the coding sequence ATGAGTGAACCGTCCCGGCCCACTGAGAACCCTGTGATCAGTGAGCTCGACCAGCTACCCGACCGTGACCGCGAGGAGACCGCCGAGTGGCAGGCCTCCCTGGACGCCGTCGTGCGCAACGCCGGGCCGGAGCGCGCGGTGTACCTGATGCGGCGGGTGCACGAGTTCGCCGCGCAGTCCGGCACGTCCCTGCCCGGGCTGCTGTCCTCGGACCACATCAACACCGTTCCGGCCGCCGCGCAGCCGGAGTTCGACGGTGACCTGGCGATGGAGTCCAGGATCACCGCGCTCAACCGGTGGAACGCCGCGGCGATGGTCACCCGCGGTTCGCGTCTGGGGCTGGGCGGCCACATCTCCACCTACGCGTCGGCCGCCTGGCTGTACGAGATCGGCTTCAACCACTTTTTCCGGGGCAAGGACGGTGACGGCTCGGGCGACCAGTTGTTCCTCCAGGGGCACGCCTCCCCGGGCATCTACGCCCGGGTGTTCCTCGAAGGACGGCTGGGCAGGGAGCAACTGGCCGCCTTCCGGCGGGAGGCGGGCGGTCATGGCCTGCCGTCCTACCCGCATCCCCGGCGGCTGCCGTGGCTGTGGGAGTTCCCGACGGTCTCCATGGGGCTGGGCCCGCTCGGCGCCGTCTACCAGGCCCGCTTCAACCGCTACCTGCAGGCTCGCGGCATCAAGGACACCTCCGCCTCACGGGTGTGGGCGTTCCTGGGCGACGGGGAGACGGACGAGCCGGAGTCCATGGCCGCCCTGACGCTGGCCTCCCGCGAGGGCCTGGACAACCTGACGTTCGTCGTCAACTGCAATCTGCAGCGCCTGGACGGGCCGGTACGGTCCAACTCGAGCATCGTCCAGGAACTGGAGGCACGGTTCCGTGGTGCGGGCTGGAACGTGGTCAAGACCCTGTGGGGCGAGGCCTGGGACCCGCTGCTGGAGCAGGACACCACCGGCGCCCTGGTGCGGCGCCTGGGCGAGGTGCCCGACGCGCAGATGCAGACGCTGGCCGCGCGGGACGCCGCCTACATACGCAAGAACTTCTTCACCGGCGACGCCCTGTCCGCCGTCTCCGCCTCCCTGAGCGATGCGCAGGTGGTCGAGCTGTTCGAGAACTCGCGGGGCGGACACGAGCCGTTGAAGGTGTACGCCGCCTACCGGGCCGCGGTGGAGCACCGGGGCGCGCCGACGGTGGTCCTCGCCCAGACGGTCAAGGGGCACACGCTGGGCTCGGCGTTCGAGTCCCGCAACGCCAACCACCAGATGAAGAAGCTCACGATGGGCCAGTTCCGCGACCTGCGCGACCTGCTGGAGCTTCCCATCCCCGACAGCGCGCTCGCCGGCGACGAGGTTCCGTTCTGGCACCCGGGGGAGAACTCTCCCGAAGTGCAATACCTGCGCGAGCGCCGGGCCGCGCTGGGCGGTCCCGCCCCTCTCCGGCGCGTGATCGCCAAGCCTCTGCCGAAGCCGCCCACCAAGCCCTTCGAGGCGTTGAAGCAGGGTTTCGGCCACCAGGAGGTCGCCACCACGATGGCGCTCGTCCGGCTGGTCAGGGACCTGATGCGCGACGAACGGAGCGGAGCACGCTGGGTTCCCATCATCCCAGACGAGGCCCGTACTTTCGGCATGGAGTCGATGTTCCCCACGGCCGGCATCTACTCGCCGCTGGGCCAGACCTACGATCCGGTCGACGCGGACCAGCTGCTCCACTACAAGGAGAGCACGACCGGGCAGTTGCTCATCGAGGGCATCACGGAGGCCGGTTCCGTGGCCGAGTTCGCCGCAGCGGCGACCTCGTACGCCACGCACGGCGAGCCGATGATCCCGTTCTACATCTTCTACTCCATGTTCGGTTTCCAGCGCACCGGTGACCAGTTCTGGGCACTCGCCGACCAACTGGGTCGCGGCTTCGTCGTCGGCGGCACCGCCGGGCGCACGACCATGACCGGTGAGGGCCTGCAGCACGGGGACGGGCACTCGCATCTGCTGGCCTCCACCAATCCGGCGGCGATCAGCTACGACCCGGCTTTCGCCTTCGAGGTCGCGGTGATCGTCCGGGACGGTCTGCGCCGGATGTACGGCGAGCAGCCCGAGGACGTCTTCTACTACCTGACCGTGTACAACGAGCCCAAGCACCAGCCGGCCATGCCGCCGGTGCCGGGCATCGAGGAGGGCATCGTCCGGGGCATCTACCGGTTCCGGCCCGCCGAACCCGCGGCGGCCGGGCCCCGGCTGCAACTCCTGTCGTCCGGTACGGCCATTCACTGGGCCCTGCGCGCGCAGGAACTCCTCGCCTCCGAGTGGAACGTGCACGCCGACGTGTGGTCGGTGACGTCCTGGACGGAACTGCGCCGTGACGCGATGCGCGCCGACGACGCCCGCATGCGCGGTGAGGAGCGCACGCCGTTCGTCACCCGGGCCCTGGCCGGTGCGCCGGGGCCGGTGCTGGCCGTCAGCGACTGGATGCGGCAGGTACCCGACCAGATCAGCCAGTGGATCGAGCAGGACTACTACTCCCTGGGCACCGACGGTTTCGGGCTGTCCGACACGCGTGAGGACGTGCGCCGCTACTTCCGGGTGGACGCCGAGTCGATCGTGGTGACCGCACTGGACCGGCTGGCCCGGGCCGGGCAGATCCCTCAGGCGACCGTGGCGGAGGCCCGCGCACGCTACGGCCTCGAACTGTGA
- a CDS encoding cupin domain-containing protein — MSENSQHTHHGHDGHGHGGEDGPSWTRAAKMLQDASPITVPEGASAMTVHVQWEPGDPGTPPHRHSGPAFGYVIKGAVRFELEGEPERVIGAGGTFWEPGGDVIHYQDGNALSDERTEFVVTMMCAPGKPMLELVDEEELKERAHLRAPRPTA; from the coding sequence GTGTCGGAGAACTCACAGCACACCCACCACGGCCACGACGGACACGGTCACGGCGGCGAGGACGGGCCGAGCTGGACCCGAGCGGCGAAGATGCTTCAGGACGCCTCGCCGATCACCGTTCCCGAGGGTGCCTCGGCGATGACCGTCCACGTGCAGTGGGAGCCCGGTGACCCCGGCACCCCGCCGCACCGCCACTCCGGCCCGGCGTTCGGCTACGTCATCAAGGGCGCGGTTCGCTTCGAACTGGAAGGCGAGCCCGAGCGCGTCATCGGGGCAGGCGGCACCTTCTGGGAGCCGGGCGGCGACGTCATCCACTACCAGGACGGCAACGCCCTGTCCGACGAGAGGACCGAGTTCGTCGTCACCATGATGTGCGCCCCCGGCAAGCCCATGCTCGAGCTGGTCGACGAGGAGGAGCTGAAGGAGCGCGCCCACCTGCGCGCTCCGCGGCCCACCGCCTGA